In Camelina sativa cultivar DH55 chromosome 16, Cs, whole genome shotgun sequence, a single window of DNA contains:
- the LOC104753412 gene encoding F-box protein At3g61340-like codes for MEHIPFDLVIEILLKLPAKSIARFSCVSKLWGSTFRTPDFTESFFTISSSSHPKILITCKLDHKTFFFSSPQPQNLSCPTTITANFHSSFPMNCPSDNCCPVRGLVYGNTQWILDATDGPVQLICNPSTGQFLTLPKVKTSFRVEKSCLGYDPIDKQLKVLCMAYPSSHHILTLGTGKSLSWRMIKCDIPHYGAGVGPSDYGHVYDGICINGVLYYLAVLSECFLRFRDIVCFDVRSEKFSYIERAKDMEGKLESTDGELVESVLVNYKGKLAMLQRNYSSKDLYTGIKMWVLEDADKHQWSRHTYILPSPWLYSFAWTKIRIAGMTNRGEIVFSPAYDYDSFFIVLYDPERNTIARVEIQGMEAYKKGEAYVFLDHGEDLNLMASIKDPGL; via the coding sequence ATGGAACACATCCCATTCGATCTCGTTATTGAGATACTCTTGAAACTGCCGGCAAAGTCTATAGCGAGATTTAGCTGCGTATCGAAGCTATGGGGTTCCACATTCCGCACTCCAGATTTCACTGAATCCTTCTTCACCATATCTTCTTCGTCTCACCCGAAGATTTTGATCACTTGTAAATTAGACCACAAAACGTTCTTCTTCTCATCGCCACAGCCTCAAAACCTGTCGTGTCCTACTACTATAACCGCCAATTTTCATTCGAGCTTCCCAATGAATTGTCCCTCCGACAATTGTTGTCCTGTTCGGGGCTTGGTATACGGTAATACTCAATGGATTCTTGATGCAACGGATGGTCCTGTGCAATtgatatgtaaccctagcacAGGACAGTTCTTAACCTTACCTAAAGTGAAAACGAGTTTTCGTGTAGAGAAAAGCTGTTTAGGGTATGATCCAATTGACAAACAACTCAAAGTATTGTGCATGGCTTACCCCTCTTCCCATCATATTCTAACATTAGGAACTGGGAAAAGTTTGTCATGGAGAATGATCAAATGTGATATACCACATTATGGTGCTGGTGTTGGTCCTAGTGATTACGGTCATGTATATGATGGGATATGCATCAACGGTGTGTTGTATTATTTAGCTGTTCTCTCTGAGTGCTTTTTAAGGTTTCGTGacatagtttgctttgatgttagatCTGAGAAGTTCTCTTATATCGAGAGAGCTAAAGACATGGAAGGAAAGCTTGAATCAACTGATGGGGAACTTGTTGAATCAGTTCTGGTCAACTACAAGGGTAAATTAGCTATGCTTCAGCGCAACTATTCTAGTAAAGATTTATATACCGGTATCAAAATGTGGGTTCTAGAAGACGCCGACAAGCATCAATGGTCGAGGCATACCTACATTTTGCCTTCTCCTTGGTTGTATTCATTTGCATGGACTAAGATACGCATTGCTGGAATGACTAACAGGGGTGAAATTGTGTTCTCGCCCGCCTATGATTACGATTCTTTTTTCATTGTCTTGTACGATCCCGAAAGGAACACTATCGCTAGAGTTGAAATCCAAGGAATGGAAGCTTACAAGAAGGGTGAAGCTTACGTCTTTTTAGACCATGGAGAGGATCTGAATCTTATGGCAAGTATTAAGGACCCTGGGCTCTAG
- the LOC104749919 gene encoding putative F-box/kelch-repeat protein At2g29800, whose product MVVISTTSDDGSNGGDPTKIQKGGEEQEDNQNKNPKEEDDQEVDQNLAPIRRRDIPVILIESTVALIRRCHYPRLSLVSKAFRDVISSDQLFVTRSLLGLTEPVLYTLIRPFPRFEPPRWYILHRSNMSLRLSRISSLPPMYPGCTAVTIGRKIYVMGGLNVPLNRPVRTLVVIDCRSHTYRQLQSMKRDRCFAASGVIDGKIYVVGGREKRYYDWVEVFDVETETWETVPAAPFSPVASSISMFPVLAVLDNKIYIMDRPFCLVYDPRLRRWEDRGPTSPQRLFWHASSCVVDDLLYVINVPDLAGFGSSIIVYDPRDMVWRPVKGVDLWPALVYIESRMVSFGGKLVILGYYNGSRDVAWCVEVALEKREDGDIWGKFESISRVCSFGESCLFEIARTVTV is encoded by the coding sequence ATGGTTGTAATCTCTACGACTTCCGACGACGGCTCCAATGGCGGCGATCCAACCAAGATTCAGaaaggaggagaagaacaagaagataatcaaaacaagaatccgaaagaagaagacgatcaaGAAGTAGATCAGAATCTTGCTCCGATTCGTCGACGAGATATCCCAGTGATACTTATAGAAAGTACCGTCGCGCTCATCCGGAGATGTCATTACCCGAGGCTATCTCTAGTCTCCAAAGCCTTCCGTGACGTAATCTCTTCGGATCAACTCTTCGTAACGCGCTCGCTCCTCGGCTTGACTGAACCGGTTCTTTATACCTTGATTAGGCCGTTCCCACGTTTCGAGCCCCCAAGATGGTACATCCTCCATCGAAGCAACATGTCTTTACGGTTGAGCAGAATCAGTTCCCTTCCTCCGATGTATCCTGGATGCACTGCCGTCACAATCGGACGCAAGATTTACGTTATGGGTGGCTTAAACGTCCCCTTAAATCGACCCGTAAGGACTCTAGTTGTCATAGATTGCAGATCCCACACGTATCGCCAGCTCCAGAGTATGAAAAGGGATCGTTGCTTCGCTGCCTCCGGTGTAATTGACGGAAAGATTTACGTAGTCGGAGGTAGGGAGAAACGATATTATGATTGGGTAGAAGTGTTCGATGTAGAGACTGAGACTTGGGAAACTGTGCCTGCAGCTCCATTCTCTCCTGTTGCTAGTTCGATTAGCATGTTTCCTGTACTTGCGGTTTTGGATAATAAGATTTACATTATGGATCGTCCGTTTTGTTTGGTTTACGATCCGAGACTACGCAGATGGGAGGATCGGGGACCTACAAGTCCACAGAGGCTTTTCTGGCACGCTTCGTCTTGTGTGGTTGATGATTTGCTGTATGTTATTAATGTTCCTGATCTGGCGGGTTTTGGTTCTTCTATTATCGTGTACGATCCAAGGGATATGGTGTGGAGACCTGTCAAGGGTGTAGATCTTTGGCCTGCTCTCGTTTATATTGAGTCTAGAATGGTGAGTTTTGGTGGCAAGTTAGTGATTCTGGGATATTATAATGGGAGCCGGGATGTTGCTTGGTGCGTGGAGGTGGCGTTGGAGAAACGTGAAGATGGTGATATTTGGGGGAAGTTCGAATCAATCTCGCGTGTGTGTTCATTCGGCGagtcttgtttgtttgaaatTGCTCGAACTGTTACggtttga
- the LOC104753411 gene encoding pentatricopeptide repeat-containing protein At2g29760, chloroplastic-like — protein MATFSTAQPLSLPRHPNANQQTTTNNERSRHTISLIDRCTNLRQLKQTHAHMIRTGTIADPDSASKLFAISALSSFASLEYARKVFDEIPQPNSFTWNTLIRAYASGPDPVRSIWVFLDMVSESQCYPNKYTFPFLVKTAAEVSSLSLGQSLHGMAIKSAVGCDVFVANSLIHCYFSCGDLDSACKVFTTIKEKDVVSWNSMINGFVQKGSPDKALELFKKMESEDVKASHVTMVGVLSACTKLRNLEFGRQVCSFIEENRVNVNLTLANAMLDMYTKCGSIEDAKRLFDAMEEKDNVTWTTMLDGYAISEDYEAAKEVLNSMPKKEIVAWNALISAYEQNGKPNEALLVFHELQLEKNIKLNQITLVSTLSACAQVGALELGRWIHSYIKKHGIRMNFYITSALIHMYSKCGDLDKAREVFSSVEKRDVFVWSAMIGGLAMHGCGNEAVDMFYKMQEANVKPNGVTFTNVFCACSHTGLVDEAESLFYKMETSYGIVPEDKHYACIVDFIEAMPIPPSTSVWGALLGACKIHANLSLAEMACTRLLELEPRNDGAHVLLSNIYAKSGKWENVSELRKHMRVTGLKKEPGCSSIEINGMIHEFLSGDNAHPMSEKVYGKLHEVMEKLKSNGYEPEMSQVLQIIEEEEMKEQSLNLHSEKLAICYGLISTEAPKVIRVIKNLRVCGDCHSVAKLISQLYDREIIVRDRYRFHHFRNGQCSCNDFW, from the exons atggctaccTTCTCCACAGCACAACCGCTCTCTCTGCCACGTCATCCAAATGCGAATCAACAAACCACCACCAATAACGAACGCTCCCGCCACACAATATCTCTGATCGACCGATGTACAAACCTTCGACAACTGAAGCAAACCCACGCTCACATGATCCGTACCGGTACTATTGCTGATCCTGACTCAGCTAGCAAGCTCTTCGCAATCTCTGCGCTCTCTTCTTTCGCAAGCCTCGAGTATGCACGcaaggtgttcgacgaaattccTCAACCAAACTCTTTCACTTGGAACACCCTTATCCGTGCTTACGCTTCTGGACCAGACCCTGTTCGTAGCATCTGGGTTTTCTTAGATATGGTTTCGGAGAGCCAGTGTTACCCGAATAAATACACGTTCCCTTTCCTTGTCAAGACCGCTGCAGAAGTTTCGTCTTTGTCTTTGGGTCAATCTCTTCACGGGATGGCGATTAAGTCAGCCGTTGGATGTGATGTTTTCGTTGCTAATTCTTTGATACATTGTTACTTTTCTTGCGGGGATTTAGATTCGGCTTGTAAAGTGTTTACTACGATCAAAGAGAAAGACGTTGTTTCGTGGAATTCGATGATTAATGGGTTCGTGCAAAAGGGTTCTCCTGATAAGGCTTTGGAGCTTTTTAAGAAGATGGAGTCAGAGGACGTTAAGGCTAGTCATGTGACAATGGTTGGTGTCTTGTCTGCTTGTACAAAGTTACGGAATCTAGAGTTTGGAAGGCAAGTTTGTTCTTTTATTGAAGAAAACAGGGTTAACGTGAACTTGACATTGGCTAATGCGATGCTTGATATGTATACAAAGTGTGGAAGTATAGAGGATGCAAAAAGACTGTTTGATGCAATGGAGGAGAAAGATAACGTCACATGGACAACAATGCTTGATGGGTATGCCATTTCAGAAGACTACGAAGCAGCTAAAGAGGTTCTTAACTCTATGCCTAAGAAAGAAATTGTTGCTTGGAATGCTCTTATATCCGCTTATGAGCAGAATGGTAAACCTAATGAGGCACTGTTAGTGTTCCATGAGCTGCAACTTGAGAAGAACATAAAGCTGAACCAGATCACCCTGGTAAGTACTTTATCAGCTTGTGCCCAGGTTGGGGCACTTGAATTAGGTAGATGGATCCATAGCTACATCAAAAAGCACGGCATTAGgatgaatttttatattacaaGCGCACTGATTCATATGTATTCGAAATGTGGAGATCTTGATAAGGCCCGTGAAGTGTTTAGTTCTGTAGAGAAGAGAGATGTGTTTGTGTGGAGTGCAATGATTGGTGGTCTGGCGATGCACGGATGTGGAAATGAAGCTGttgatatgttttataaaatgcAAGAGGCGAATGTAAAGCCAAATGGTGTGACCTTCACCAATGTATTCTGTGCTTGTAGCCATACCGGTTTGGTGGATGAGGCTGAGTCGTTATTCTACAAAATGGAAACGAGTTATGGTATTGTCCCTGAGGACAAGCATTACGCTTGCATAGTTGAT TTCATAGAGGCGATGCCAATTCCTCCAAGCACTTCTGTCTGGGGAGCGCTTCTAGGAGCTTGTAAGATCCATGCCAATCTGAGTCTTGCTGAAATGGCTTGTACACGTTTGCTTGAACTGGAACCTAGGAACGATGGCGCGCATGTGCTCCTATCAAACATATATGCTAAATCTGGGAAGTGGGAAAACGTTTCTGAGCTGAGGAAGCATATGAGAGTCACTGGACTGAAAAAAGAACCAGGATGCAGCTCAATTGAAATCAATGGCATGATCCATGAGTTTCTCTCTGGAGATAATGCTCACCCGATGTCTGAGAAGGTATACGGGAAGTTACACGAGGTTATGGAGAAACTGAAATCGAATGGTTACGAGCCAGAGATGTCACAGGTTCTGCAGATcatcgaggaagaagaaatgaagGAACAATCTCTGAATCTCCACAGCGAGAAGCTGGCTATCTGTTATGGACTGATATCAACAGAGGCTCCAAAGGTGATCCGAGTTATTAAGAACCTAAGGGTGTGTGGAGATTGTCATTCAGTTGCTAAACTAATATCTCAGCTCTATGATAGAGAAATAATAGTGAGGGACAGGTATCGGTTTCACCATTTCAGAAATGGGCAGTGTTCTTGTAATGATTTCTGGTGA
- the LOC109129448 gene encoding UDP-glycosyltransferase 71C1-like, with protein sequence MDQGLVCGWAPQVEILAHKAVGGFVSHCGWNSILESLGFGVPIATWPMYAEQQLNAFTLVKELGVAMELRMDYVSEEGHIVKADEIAGTVRSLMDGEDRVLKSKAKDIAEAAKEAVVDGGSSFAAIKRFIGDLIIADGL encoded by the coding sequence ATGGATCAAGGCCTAGTTTGTGGTTGGGCTCCTCAAGTTGAGATTCTGGCCCATAAAGCAGTCGGAGGGTTCGTGTCTCACTGCGGTTGGAACTCGATATTGGAGAGTTTGGGATTCGGCGTTCCGATCGCCACGTGGCCGATGTACGCAGAACAACAGCTAAACGCGTTCACGTTGGTCAAGGAGCTTGGTGTGGCCATGGAGTTGCGGATGGATTACGTGTCGGAAGAAGGACATATAGTGAAAGCTGATGAGATCGCAGGAACCGTTAGATCTTTGATGGACGGTGAGGATCGTGTGCTGAAGAGTAAAGCGAAGGATATTGCTGAGGCGGCGAAAGAGGCTGTCGTGGACGGTGGATCTTCGTTTGCTGCCATTAAAAGATTTATCGGTGACTTGATCATCGCCGATGGTTTATGA
- the LOC104753413 gene encoding putative F-box/kelch-repeat protein At2g29780 codes for MALISETTDDGSNGGDPSKNPQQVENQNENPKEEDQNLAPVTLYIPEGLAESILLLVERCNYPKVSLFSRFFHHVISSPELYQRRSQLGLTEPVLYASIRFHLNILPSWFILNRNVPRKISLRLTELRSLPPLKPGAAMVTIGYEMYVIGGCDESYDRPTSDVLVIDCRFHKCRLLPGMQRARNSAAAGAIDRKIYVIGGCEQRDDNWIEVFDVETGIWSSVAGPYDHNSSMEEGAFLSYVVMEEKIYMLDPECCFYEPRQGTWQSWGPASPLLRYWDQSSCVVEDSLYSIDSCSVSVYDPNELYWRPLSGVSGLPSLNYYYCKMANVGGNLVILGNTCNRYGFKDVWCIEIALKRLEGGKIRGKVVSRSHVLRSMTSPSIDLFRSVTF; via the coding sequence ATGGCTTTAATCTCTGAAACTACTGACGACGGCTCCAACGGCGGCGATCCAAGCAAGAATCCGCAACAAGTAGAGAATCAAAACGAGAATcctaaagaagaagatcagaatCTTGCTCCGGTTACTCTATACATTCCAGAAGGACTCGCCGAAAGCATCCTCTTACTCGTCGAGAGATGTAATTACCCGAAGGTATCTCTCTTCTCAAGATTCTTTCATCACGTCATCTCTTCGCCGGAACTCTACCAAAGGCGCTCGCAACTCGGCCTCACCGAACCTGTTCTTTACGCTTCGATCCGATTCCATCTTAATATCTTACCGAGCTGGTTCATTCTCAACCGTAACGTTCCAAGAAAGATCTCTTTACGGCTGACCGAACTCCGTTCACTTCCTCCTCTGAAGCCTGGAGCTGCTATGGTCACAATCGGATACGAGATGTATGTGATCGGTGGATGCGATGAATCATATGATCGGCCCACATCGGACGTGTTAGTCATCGACTGCAGATTTCACAAGTGTCGCTTGCTCCCGGGAATGCAGAGGGCTCGCAACTCCGCAGCCGCCGGAGCAATTGACAGAAAGATTTACGTGATCGGAGGTTGCGAGCAGAGAGATGATAATTGGATCGAGGTGTTCGATGTAGAGACTGGGATTTGGAGTAGTGTTGCTGGTCCATACGATCACAACTCTAGTATGGAAGAAGGAGCGTTTCTGTCATATGTGGTGATGGAAGAGAAGATTTACATGTTGGATCCTGAGTGTTGTTTTTACGAACCAAGACAAGGTACATGGCAGTCATGGGGACCGGCAAGTCCATTATTGAGATATTGGGACCAGTCGTCTTGTGTGGTTGAGGATTCGTTGTATAGTATTGATTCTTGTTCTGTTTCGGTATATGATCCGAATGAGTTGTATTGGAGACCTCTGAGCGGTGTATCTGGTTTGCCTAGtctcaattattattattgtaaaatgGCCAATGTTGGTGGGAACTTGGTGATTTTGGGCAATACTTGCAACCGGTATGGATTTAAAGATGTTTGGTGCATAGAGATTGCCTTAAAGAGACTTGAAGGAGGAAAGATTCGGGGGAAGGTCGTATCAAGATCGCATGTGCTTAGATCCATGACGTCGCCTTCCATTGATCTTTTTCGCTCTGTTACGTTTTGA
- the LOC104749917 gene encoding UDP-glycosyltransferase 71C1, producing the protein MGNQEVELVIIPHPFSGHILATIELAKRLISQDNPRIHTITLLYWGLPFIPKADTIAFLQSLVKNEPRIRFVTLPDVETPPPMKLFQEAPEAYILEYVKKMVPIVRDGLSTLLSSRDESDSVRVAGLVLDFFCVPMIDVGNEFNLPSYIFLTCSAGFLGMMKYLPERHLEIKSEFNRSFNEELNRVPGYINSVPTKVLPSGLFMKETYEPWVELAERFPDAKGILANSFTFLEPNAFEYFGGCPDNYPPVYPIGPILCSNDRPNLDSSERDRIIGWLDDQTESSVVFLCFGSLRNIPETQIKEIAQALELVDCKFLWSIRTDPKEYASPYDALPDGFMDRVMDQGLVCGWAPQVEILAHKAVGGFVSHCGWNSILESLGFGVPIATWPMYAEQQLNAFTLVKELGVAMELRMDYVSEEGHIVKADEIAGTVRSLMDGEDRVLKSKAKDIAEAAKEAVVDGGSSFAAIKRFIGDLIIADGL; encoded by the coding sequence ATGGGAAACCAAGAAGTAGAGCTCGTCATCATCCCTCACCCGTTCTCCGGGCACATCCTCGCCACAATCGAACTAGCGAAACGTCTCATCAGTCAAGACAACCCTCGGATCCACACCATCACCCTCCTCTACTGGGGACTACCCTTTATACCTAAAGCTGACACGATCGCCTTCCTCCAGTCCCTAGTCAAAAATGAGCCTCGTATCCGTTTCGTTACATTGCCCGACGTCGAAACCCCTCCACCGATGAAGCTCTTTCAGGAAGCTCCTGAAGCTTACATTCTTGAATACGTAAAGAAAATGGTTCCCATCGTGAGGGATGGTCTCTCCACTCTCTTGTCTTCACGTGATGAGTCGGATTCAGTTCGTGTGGCTGGATTGGTTCTCGATTTCTTCTGCGTCCCTATGATCGATGTGGGAAACGAGTTTAATCTCCCTTCTTACATTTTCTTGACGTGTAGCGCAGGTTTCTTGGGTATGATGAAGTATCTCCCAGAGAGACACCTCGAAATCAAATCAGAGTTTAACCGGAGCTTTAACGAGGAGCTAAACCGGGTTCCTGGTTACATCAATTCTGTGCCTACCAAGGTTCTGCCATCAGGTCTGTTCATGAAAGAGACGTACGAGCCTTGGGTTGAGCTGGCTGAGAGGTTCCCTGACGCTAAGGGTATTTTGGCAAATTCATTCACGTTTCTTGAGCCTAACGCTTTTGAATATTTCGGTGGTTGTCCGGATAATTACCCACCCGTTTACCCAATCGGGCCAATACTCTGCTCCAACGATCGTCCGAACTTGGACTCATCGGAACGAGACCGGATCATAGGATGGCTCGATGATCAGACCGAGTCATCGGTGGTGTTCCTCTGCTTCGGGAGCTTGAGGAATATTCCTGAGACTCAGATCAAAGAGATCGCTCAAGCCTTGGAGCTCGTTGACTGCAAATTCCTCTGGTCGATACGAACCGACCCGAAGGAGTACGCGAGCCCGTACGATGCTTTACCAGACGGGTTCATGGACAGGGTTATGGATCAAGGCCTAGTTTGTGGTTGGGCTCCTCAAGTTGAGATTCTGGCCCATAAAGCAGTCGGAGGGTTCGTGTCTCACTGCGGTTGGAACTCGATATTGGAGAGTTTGGGATTCGGCGTTCCGATCGCCACGTGGCCGATGTACGCAGAACAACAGCTAAACGCGTTCACGTTGGTCAAGGAGCTTGGTGTGGCCATGGAGTTGCGGATGGATTACGTGTCGGAAGAAGGACATATAGTGAAAGCTGATGAGATCGCAGGAACCGTTAGATCTTTGATGGACGGTGAGGATCGTGTGCTGAAGAGTAAAGCGAAGGATATTGCTGAGGCGGCGAAAGAGGCTGTCGTGGACGGTGGATCTTCGTTTGCTGCCATTAAAAGATTTATCGGTGACTTGATCATCGCCGATGGTTTATGA